A segment of the Capricornis sumatraensis isolate serow.1 chromosome 8, serow.2, whole genome shotgun sequence genome:
GGAAACAGAGGCGACAGAAAATAGCCCTCTATTGTCAGCCCCACCCCCACGGCTACCCTGGCCCCCCCTACCCCTCAGCGCTCTGGCTGGGAGCAGCAGGCCTCTGTGCCCAGGCTCTGGGCAACCCCACCCACTCCTtttctcccccacctccaccccttaGGGCTGGCTACGCCATTATAAATTTATAACAGGAATTTCTCCGCAAGCCAAGAAAAACTTGACCTACTTTCTTGACGGCTCCCTGGGCTAAGGCTCCCCGCTCGCACccgcgccgccccccccccccagtgtCTCCTGTCCAGCCCCCAGTGCCCAGTTCTGGTCTATGGGGGTATCAAAGGCAGAATGGGCGACCCTTCTGTCCTCCTGCCCTGCTCCCCAGGATGGGGACTCACCCCAGTGCCCTGTCCCAtggcctggccctgccctgcccaATGGCCTGACttatctctcccttcctctcccacccAGACTCCTTATCAGTTCTTGGAGGTGGGGCCGAGGGGCAAAGCCTCTGGTGCAGCAGTTGCACGATGGAGGGatgaaggggtgtgtgtgggaAGCTGCACCTTTTGTCCCCTCTCATGTGCCCACACCTGCCTGTGTGGGCAGACACGGAGCCTCAGGTCTGCAGCCTGGGGTCAGCAGTGTGGTGTGGAGGGAATGGTTGGCCCAGGTTGGCACTGCCCTAGACCCGAGGTAGCAGAACAAGGCCAGCGTTGGAGGCAGGCTGCTGACTAGCTGTGCCCACTTGAGTGAATGTTCAAGCTTTCTGAGGCTTCGTTTACTCACCTGCGAAGTTTTGATACCAGAGGGCACATGTTCTATGTGCCATTAACGGGGGTTATTTTCCATTCCCTGTTCCCTTGCCTTTCTGGTGGGTGGCAGCTCAGCTAAACCAATGGGGAAGGGGAAGCCTGGTCCTCAGACTGGGAAGTGTGATGTGGGACCTTGTATGGGAATCACCTTGTGGGGCCAGGGTTGGGGAGTCATAACTGGGCcagcagctgggggagggggcagctccCTACTGTTTTCAGCGTCCCTCTTCATTGAGGCATTCCGGTGGGTGTTCAGGATTCCTGCATGCCACCTCTACAAACCATGCTTCCTTCCCCAGtacacccccctgcccccccaccccccccccccctgccGCCCTGTGCCTGGGCTCAAAGCTGCCCATCTCTGGTGGCCTCTTGCCTTACAGTACTGATGAGTTTTAGGAAAACTTGGCGAGGGGGTTGGTAATAGCAGCTGATGTTTAATAGATGCATATTAAGGGccaggaacttcccaggtggcgctagtggtaaagaactcggcttgccaatgccggagacacaagagaggcgggttcgatctctgggtcaggaagattcccctggagagggaaatggcagcccactctggtattcttccctggagaatcccatggacagaggagccaggcaggctatagtccatggggttgcaaagggtcagacgcgactgaaacgacttaacacacacacaagggccCTCACTTGATTGTGAGGATTGAGACAAGGTACATGGATGACCTCATTCTTTCCCGCCGTCCTTGTTCATGTCTGGAGATCAGGCTGTGGATCTCCAGTCTTGCCTGCTATGTGgtggttctttatttttttgcctgcTCTCTGTTGATTTGGATGGCTATCCTAGTCCTCTCCCTGTGCCTGCCCTCTATGACTACCactatctcattttctttttcaaaggatttatttatttggcatgcTCCAGGTCTTAGTGGTGGCACACTGGATCTCAGGTCTTCCTTGCAGTATGCAGGAACTTCAGTTGTGGtttgcgaactcttagttgcagcctgtggggtccggctccctgaccaggtattgaacctgggccccctgaattgggggcatggagtcttagccactggatcaccagggaagtcccccatcctCTCATTATGAGCCCGAAAATGTTGGTACCAAAGGAATCCTATTCGCCTAGCCCCACCATGGCGCCACCTTatccctgcctctctcctctctctgcagGGACCTCTGGACAGGACAAGATTCAGAAGTTACTCTTCCCACCCAGGACCCCTTTACAGACCCGGCTTGCTCCCCGACCCACCCCTACCACCTGCCATTCCCTGGCCCCTTTCACCGCCCGCCCCCCTTGGGGCTCAGGGCATGGTGTGAAAGGCCAAGTGCTGAGGCGGGCACCATGGGTGCTGTGCCCTAGGGCCTgggtggcagggggtgggtggCCTGTGGGTGTGCCGGGGGGGCCAGTGTGCCCACCCCAGTCTCTCGGCGTGCTGGAGGGCATCCTGGATGGAATTGAAGTGAATGGAACAGAAGCCAAGCAAGGTGGAGTGTGGGTCAGACCCAGAGGAGAGCAGGTAATGCGTTCAGCAGCTACGTCGTGCCAACTCCTAGGCAGCAAGCAGGGTCACCTGGCTGGGCCCAAGAGAGCTGAGCTTGGGCCTTTTAAGTACCTCTGTGGTGGGGGCCAGGGCGGGGCCATGAGGCCGGCCAGCCTGCTGCCTACCTTTGCCCAGGAGATGAAGTCATGTTCCCATGTGGCAGGGAATTAGGCACCTGGATGGAGAGATGCCCATTCTAAAAGGGGGAGGTGATGTAGAGTAATTACAGGCGGCAGACACATGGCCCCTCCCTGGATGGTGCTGGGCATCTCAAATCCTGCCCCCCTCCCTGGTCCCCTCGGCCACCCTCACCTGCATCTGTGGAATCCAAACAGCCTTGCCATTtgcctcctttcctcctctccctAGCAGCTCATTCCCTTCTGACTGCCATTGTGCAGTCCAGAAGCCATGGTGCCTGTTACATGACATTTCAGGGCACATGGTCCAGTAGCTGTTGGTCACAGCACACACTTATATTTGGAAGCTATTGGGAGCCTCACAAGCTCTTCCTTGTTCATGGGCAAGGGCGGGCACTACCATGGAGCTCCTCCCAGGAAGTGGAAGTGAATACCAGCTATGAAGATTTTGCTCCCACGTGGAGCAGACATCAGCCTTGCACACACAGCTAGGGATGGCTTACCTACCATCTGCAGTGCCTTTCACGAGCCCAGAGGGTCTCTGCCTCTCCCATCGGCTCCAAGCAGCACAGAGCTCCGTCTCTGTTGGCATGGTGCCCTGGGAGCTGGGTACAGCCTGTGCCTAtggctggggagagggtgggggatgGGTGCTCTGGGGAGCAGTGTGGCCGTTGCCTAGGAGACCAGATCCTGAGCCAGGAGGCTGGAGTCCTGGCCCAGCAAAGCCCTGGGGCCCAAGACTGGGTCCCTGGAAGGGTGGAGTAAGTAGATGGGGCTGGTGGTTAGGTAAGGGCAGTGGGGTATCCCCCTACCCAGTCCCTACCCCAGGGAACTCTGAAAAAGATGTACCCTGTCATTGCATAGCTTTTACTTACAGCCTCTGTACCTCCATGCCCAGACTTCTGTGGGTCTGGGAGAGTCTGCTCCTAAGGCAGAGAAAGGCGGGAATGCCAGTTCCTGGTCCCCCCAGGACTGCAGCCCCTCCCCtgacagcctcccctcccccatgtccTTGCGCCACCTTGTGGCTAGCTCTGGTACTGCACCCAGAGGCTGTAAGTCTGATTAATTGCTGAAGACCGCCAGCTCAGCTGGGGCCTCGATAGCTAGGCGTTCCCCTACGCCCACCCCTCCGGAGACAGGAGGCAGATCTGACCCTCTAACTGTTCTAGAAATTAAACAGGGGCAATCCCCAGGGTGTGTGGGACACAGAGCTATCTGTGACTGTGACCCTGGCCAAGGTCACTGTGTCAGTGTGTTGGTAGTTGCATGGGACTCTGGAGGGAGGGCTCTGCAACATGCCACAcacgggggggggggcggcgtgTGAGAGGTTATACAATCCTTGCATGCATGTAGAAGGCTTATGTAATCTGTGTGTGCCGAGGTTATGTAACACGTATGTGGAGAGGCTGGCCACATGCGTGTGCAGTGGCTGAGGGCTGCTATAATACCTTACATGGAGGggccctgggtctttgttctgGCTCTGACCCCTGCCCACCGTGTCAGCTGGCACAGGTGGGGCCTCAGTTTGCTGTTCTGTTAAATGGGGCCCATGGACAGGGTGGCTTTGGGAGTCCCATCCTTTTCTCATGTTCTTGAGTCTAGGTTCTGGTGGTCCACTGTGGTTATCTAGCGTGTGTGCATGAGCTGAAAATCAAATGACATGCTCGCTGCGGGGAGGGGCATGGTATTATTAGGTGCCTGTCTAGAGGCTTGTGAAACACGTGGGCATATCCTTGAGGCCGTGTAACATTTGAGAAAGCCCTGAAAGTCACATCCACATAGATAATAGAGACTGCTGCTTACGTACCATGCTTGGGTTTATACTGAAGGCAGCATAGTTGTTCATATGTTCATATTTGCTGGTTTTATGCtgcatatatttgtgtgtattctAAGTTTATATAGTTTTAAGCATGTCCTAAAGATTCATGTTCTCAGATTCTTCCTGCATACGTGTCAAGCACTGAAGGCTTAAATATGTCGATGTTTTATAGATGATGGATGTTTAAGGTTCtctaatgtgtgtgtgagtgtgtgttgggACCCTTGAACATACTTGTGCTCCAGCCAAGCCCCTTATCTCTTGCTCAGATAGCTGGACCCTTCTCAGTTTTGTCAGCTGACCTGAAGGTGCGAGGTAGATGGAGGGAGTCAGGCCTGAGGCATAACCTCAGCCTCTTGGATGCAAAGAGGGGCTGCCCAAGGTCTGCTCTCTGATTCTACCCACTTTACCCCTATCCAGTACCAGGTCACCAGATGGAAAGCGAAAAAGAAAGAACGGCCAATGTTCCCTGAAAACCAGCATGTCAGGTGAGCCTGGCTGTGTgtgcccttcctccccaccctcaacCCCACCGAACCAGCAAAGGGCTCTTCCGGGGCCTGGGCTTGTACCAGCAGGTCCTGTGTCCTGTGGGAAGAGCCTCCTGGAGAGCTTGGGATGGACTTGTCTGGGTGAGATGTGTGACGTGGAGCATGCCCCAGCCACTGAGGATGGAGTAGGTCAGAAAGggcctcttcccttctctcctcccatcACGCCCTTGCCTGAGGTCCCCGAGATGAGCTGCTGCCGAGATTTGCTTCTccttctcctgtgtcccctgcccctgggatgcAGCAAGAGAGAAGAGCCCTGAAGGGGCAATCAGAAGAACTGGATTCTCCATATTCTTAGGGAAGGGGATGAGCAAGATGACCTCTGTTATGTCTCCAGGACTCTGCCTGGAGACAGAGAACCCTTCAGGGAGGCTGGGCAAGGAAGGAAAAGTGGGGGGATGGAGAGAGTATCAAAGCCTCTCTGCTGGGGCCCCAAGccatgcctgcctgcctgcctcccttcctccctcccagggTATATCCCTAGTTACCTGGACAAAGACGAGCAGTGTGTCGTATGTGGGGACAAGGCAACCGGTTATCACTATCGCTGCATCACTTGCGAGGGCTGCAAGGTATGGACCAGccagctcctgcccctcccccaccacctgaGCCCCCGACTCGTTCCCTTAAGTCCCTCAGCACCTGGCCCGACAGACAGCTCTATAAACGTGTAACCTAAAGCCCACCTATTTCATCATCATTTCccctattcattcatttgttcattcataatCACTGCTCTGCCACTCCTAGGCAAGAGGCCTCATCTCTCTTGAGCCTCAggttcttcatctataaaatgggttagGATAATGATAATACCTACATAGCATTGTTGggggaattaaatgagataatgcacatCGAGTATTTAACACAGTGCCAAACAGAAAAGAAGCACTCAACAAATGTCTgcttccatccatccacccagtgTATTAAGTGTCAGAAGTGTAGTACCTGCCTTGACCTCAAGCTGCTCACAGCCTACCAGAGAAAGACTGATGTCAGCTGAAAGCAATATCAGTGTTTTTTAAATGTGGTTCCTGGACCGCCTATAGTACTTGTTAAGCGCAGGTCCCCAGGCCTCATCCCAGCCCTGCTCAATCAGAACATTTTGTGGTGGCTGCCAGGCATCTGCCTTGGAACAGGCTCCCCAGTTGCTTCCACTGCCCGTGAAAGGTTGAGAACCTTTGCTCGGGAGGGGCATGGTGGAGCCCAGAGGAGAGGATGGCAGAGTCTCCCTGGGCAGAGGGGACAAGGTCGTAGACTTGGGGAGACTTAATTAGATCTCACTTTGGGCATTTCAACCTACATGGTTTGTCTAGAGTCATCACCTCCTGAAAATATAAGACCtttcaagaaacagaaagattaaGAATACATCGAGGCTTCAAGGTCCTCTTTTCTTGCTGTCAGTCAAGCCAAGACCACCAGGAATGGAGAGTCCTCTAGCAGCATTCGTGGAAGCATCACCAGCAGTGTAGCACAGAACAGAGTCTCACCCTCAAGGCCCTCTGAGTCCCAGTGGGTCATCCCAAAAGGACAGAGATGTCTTCCCACTCCTAGAGAGTCTGATGGTATAGGTTTAGAGTGAGGCCCAGGAATCCGTATTTTTGATCGGTGGATTTTAATTGCACCCCAGAATCTGAGAGTTCAGACCTTGCGTCTCATACCTCaggtccagttctgactgtttaGCCATATAACTTTGGCCAAATGGCTCAATCTctccaagcttcagtttcttAGTCGGCAACATGGAGATAGTAACAGTTCCTACCTCATGGGGTTGACACCAGCATTAAAGGTGATGATACGTGAAAGAAAAGGTTTAGAAGCTCCTGGCTCATTGTAAGTATGCAGCAGATGTTAGCCCTTCATATTATTACTGCCATCTTGAGTCttgagggtttttttcctttaaagcaaAGGTTAAACTCtgtatataaaattgaaaattttcttttcaagCTAATACTAGTCCATGCCCAGTgccttttcttgatttttttttgacattctccctgcccctccaccaTTTCATGAATTCCACCTGCATAGGCAACAGGCAGTGTGTATGAGAATGGTTTGGGGCCAGTGTTGTTTCTAGAGTCGTTTAGCAAGATGGAAAATCAGGTATTAATTGGATGTCCACAGTGGCTGTTCCTTCAGGCCTCGTCATATTTCACACCCTCCCAGGCTCAAAGCTCCTCTCCGTGGTCACCATCCTTACCTCTGCTGCCACCACTCCCCAGGTACCCCGTAGGCAGTTGGGGGCTGAAGATGTGTGTTTCTAAGTCCTGGCAGAGCCCAGGCGATGCTGGGGTTGCTCTGTCCAGAGGATGCCAGGTCCCCTCACTAATTCCCctagccccccaccccctgccagagAGCTGCATGGTTGGTTCAGGAAGAGAAGATCGTGATCATACCatgctctgtctctctcctccacgCCCCCACTCCAGGGCTTCTTTCGCCGCACAATCCAGAAGAACCTCCATCCCACCTACTCGTGCAAATATGACAGCTGCTGTGTCATTGACAAGATCACCCGCAATCAATGCCAGCTGTGCCGTTTCAAGAAGTGCATCGCTGTGGGCATGGCCATGGACTGTAAGGGGATGGGTGGGGGGAACCGGGCCAGGCAGCTGTAGGGGGGGTGTGTTCAGATGTGGCAGCTCCCTTCCAGGGTACCCACAGGGCAGAGTGACCATCTGGGTCAGGCTGGTGATGGAATGAGTATTCAGAATCTTCAGGGAATTCAGCAGTCCCTGCTGCCCTCAtctcagaagaaaaggaaacagaggaTTCCTCTATTGGCCCTGAGCACAGGCCCTGGTGCCTACCTGCCTTTCACCAGTCAAGGGTCTTCAGAGAGTTGTTGGGTAGAAATAAGTCCTGAGTACCTCACCATAACTCAGTATCtctgactgccagggaaggcaCTCCAGTTCTCTGTGGGGTGAGAGAGGGCCTCTTGTTAGCTAGGGACTGGATGGCTCAGTTTCCCAGTAACCATTGTCACCTTTAGACCAGAACATGGTATCCTCTGGGTTGGAGTTGATGTGGTCCCAGTGATGATCATGATCCAGGTTGTGCCACCCGACTACTAGGGAAGTCATTTAGCCTCTCTTGGCCCTTCCCCTCAGTTTCTCCAACCTGAACACTGGGAAGAGTAGTTTCTGAGCAGGTGGCAGAGTGTGCCATGCAAAGGGCATTGTGTCTGTTGTTGACAGTGGTTCTAGATGATTCGAAGCGGGTGGCCAAGCGCAAGCTGATTGAGCAGAACCGAGAGCGGCGACGGAAGGAGGAGATGATCCGATCACTGCAGCAGCGACCAGAGCCCACTCCTGAAGAGTGGGACCTGATCCATGTTGCCACGGAGGCCCATCGCAGCACGAACGCCCAGGGCAGCCATTGGAAGCAGAGGCGGAAATTCCTGGTAAGGAGAGAAGGGGCATGAGTGAGAGTGGCAGCCTGGTGGCCAGGCGAGGGGAGCGAATTCAGAGTctcgcctcctccaggaagccttcttagATTAGTCCACCCCAAAGCTGCTAGTCTGCACAGCTTGGCAGTTCTGATTTGTACACCTGTGTATGTGTTACTGCCTTTTCCATCTGATTTGATGAGGGCAGGGCCTTGCCTCATCAAATTTCCAGTGAAGTGGGGAGGATCTCTCCCCCTTTTTCCACGGTGACTGGGAGGCAGGGGCAAGGACACAGTCATGGGACAGTATTTTGGGGAGCCTCCTGGGTGCCACATGCTGTTTTGGGCCTTGGCAAAGCTGAATGCCAAGGAAATGGTCAGCGTGGGAGGAGATGGACAGTTGGTTGTGTGTGGTGGGGGAAGGCAGAGAACTCCTGATGGCTGGAGTGTGTCAGTGGGTGAAACAGTACACTGGAAGGAGCACCAGCTCTGAAACCAAgcacgtgtttgtgtgtgtgtgtgtgtgtgtgtataacggTTCAGATCCTGTTTCCACCGCTTACTGGGCTCTCGACCTGGGCTTATTACTTAGCTGCactctgtctgtttcctcatctgtgaaatggtgaTAAGTATAACATCAACTAGTGGTGATAAGTcatggtgaggattaaatgagataatatgtgtAAAACACATGGCCTCATTCCTAGCTACATATTAGTCAAATGTAGCTTCTGTTGTTATGGCATTGCCGCTACTGGTGTTACGATCCTTGTTCTTATTAGCCATCTTGGAGCTCTGGTGCTAGTTTGTTCTTTGCCGTGAGGTGGGAGAAGCCCTAGGCCTGGGACACAGAGTCTCTAGGTGCGGTGGCCCCCGCTTCCCCAAGCTGCCTTGGAGCTCCCCCTGGTGGGCAGGGAGCCTCAGTGAGTGGTTGaaaggggtctgcagccccaactGACCCCCATCTCTCCCTCTAGCCGGATGACATCGGCCAGTCACCCATCGTCTCCATGCCAGACGGAGACAAGGTGGACCTTGAGGCCTTCAGCGAGTTTACCAAGATCATCACCCCGGCCATCACCCGTGTGGTGGACTTTGCCAAAAAACTGCCCATGTTCTCCGAGGTGAGTGATGGATGGGACGAGAGACCTGGTGTCACACTGGAGGGAAGCCTTGGGCTGCTCCCTGGGTCACCCAGTCCCAGCTCATCCTTCTCTGAAGCTCTCTGGACAGGGAGCAATTCCTGTAGGTCAacacacccaacacacacacatgcacgcacacacgcatgcacaggaTGAGCGGATTCCTAAGAACTAACAGGCTCCGTGGGCCCAGCCCTGCACCCCCAGCCTCTTCCTGCCCATCTCCCCGCAAGTCTACATGACCATCCTGACTCTGGAGACTCTTATTTTAAAGAGCTCTAACTCTGTGGACAGGCTGCCCTACTGGCTTGAGAGCTTGGCTACATGGCCTAACTCCCTAAACCTCCCTTTGCTCATCTGCAGTGGGCATGGAGGTAATGACGGGACCTAACTCAGAGACCTAGTTGTGAGGGTTAGTGAAGCAAGGCAGGTCTGCCACCCAGTGCAAGGGTAGCTGTCCAGAGCATGTGTTCCCGGTTGGTGGTGGCCTCGCAGTTCCCAGGGGCACCTTCAGGGGACACTCATGGGGAGGGTCATGCTGAGTGTTCCTGTGACTCTGCAGCTGCCTTGCGAAGACCAGATCATCCTCCTGAAGGGGTGCTGCATGGAGATCATGTCCCTGCGGGCGGCTGTCCGCTATGACCCCGAGAGCGACACCCTGACGCTGAGCGGGGAGATGGCTGTCAAGCGGGAGCAGCTCAAGAACGGCGGCCTGGGTGTCGTCTCTGACGCCATCTTTGAACTGGGCAAGTCACTCTCTGCCTTTAACCTGGATGACACGGAAGTGGCTCTGCTGCAGGCTGTGCTGCTAATGTCAACAGGTACCTAGCCTGGCTGGGTGGGCTCCGGAGCTTCCAGGGCCCGAGACCTTGGCTGGGCCCCAGGCTTGTCCTTTAACCCCTCAGTCTCTCTGCTCCCCAAGCCCACCTCTCTGTCCCCCAAACTTATCCCTGTCCGCAGGCCCATCCTCTGTCCACTGTCCCCTGCTCTGTCACCCATCCCCCCTCTGTTCTCTCCAGGCCCATCTCTAGCTTCCCACGCCCTTTTCTATCCTGGCTTCATTTTTCACCTCTGCCCCAcatctgctctctgtctctcataGTCCCCTTTGTTCCCCACCCTTGACTCTGTTCCCATCCaccttctcttcccctccctcctctgttCTCGGTACCCCTGTCCCTGCCCCCAACCACCTCCTActcctctgcccaccccacctTTCCACCCCCTGGGCCTGCCTCATCTCCTAGTCTCCTCCCTTCCCAGGCCCACCTCTGACTCCTCTGTCTGCTTTACCAGCCCCTCCACCGGCTTTGCCCTGTGCTTGCCCCCGACttgccccctgcccctgcagaATGCATGTTTTTCTCCATTCTCCCCCAGCCTCTCGGCCTCTGCCCCCCTGCACCCTCTCAGCCTCGTGCCCCTCCTTCCCTGCAGACCGCTCGGGCCTGCTGTGTGTGGACAAGATTGAGAAGAGTCAGGAGGCGTACCTGCTGGCGTTCGAGCACTACGTCAACCACCGCAAACACAACATTCCGCACTTCTGGCCCAAGCTGCTGATGAAGGTGACTGACCTCCGCATGATCGGGGCCTGCCACGCCAGCCGCTTCCTCCACATGAAAGTCGAGTGCCCCACCGAACTCTTCCCCCCACTCTTCCTCGAGGTCTTTGAGGATCAGGAAGTCTAAAGCCTCAGGCGGCCAGAGGGTGTGCGGAGCTGGtggggaggagcctggagagaaggggcagagctgggggctgAGGGAGACCCCCAcacctcttctctcctccctctcatCCTTGGATAGATTCagctccccacacacacccccacactgCCCTGTCCCTCCTCAGAACCTCCAGCCCTGGGACAGGGCAAACAAATGAACTTGCTATGAAAAGGACAGTGTGGGAGGCGGGCGGGGGGACCGTGTCCTGCAGTTCCCAGGACCCTGTCCTCTgagaaggtaggagaagggagggagaacTAAGAGCGGACAAGCCATCTTGACCGTAGGGGATAGAAGAATGTGGGGTGGGGGCAAAGGCCCTCActcaccccctacacacacacacacacacacacacacacacacacgagagagCCCCCTCGCCCAGTCTCTTGGCCTAGGTCCCCCCTCCAGGCTGAGGGCCTCTCTGCTTCCCCAGATGCCTGGTGCAAAGAAAGGCTTGGCTTGGCTCCTCCCCTGGAGGTTAAAAATTACAGTCATTCTAACTGCACTTTGGAAACTAGGCAAGGGGAgaagataaatgaagaaatactAGACAGAGGAAAAAAGAGCGAGCGACTGATAGAGAGATGATATTAAGTTATTAACTGAGGCTGGCCAGAGGGGAggaccccccctcccacccccgagCACTTTGAgagctgcccctcctccccccaaaTCAGAGAGAactgcccccccacacacatcaGGTCCCCAAGGGTAGGGCTGCCATCAGAGCTGTGAGCTAATACAGCAGGGTCCTGGCCACGCCCCCTTGCCTTGCCCCTCCCTCTGTGCCCTttggcaccccccaccccagtactccCTCTGCTCTCTGCCACTCGTGCCCGCTGAGTTCCATCTACCTCTCACTCTGGATGCCAGCTGGCCCCTCACCAGCCTGCCCTGCTGCCCGCACAGCTCCCCTTTCAAGTGCCCAGCCCCGGGGGCCTCTCCCTGTCACCCCCCTTCCTCTTCTGCACCTTGGCACCCACACAGGAAAAACTGTGGCTCAAGCTCCCGCCCTCCTCACATCCTGCAGTATTAGCTACGATCCAGATGCTGCTGCCccggggcgggggttggggggcggcATGGGGGGAGGCGAAAGGGGTGTGTTTGAGCTTCTCCCAGAACCTGCACACCCGCGGCCCCTGTTCCCATCCGTCTGCTGGGCTCTCTGTAACccctgccttccttctttcccgCTCCCACTAGCACTACCCCAGACTCTGGGTGGGCGGGCCCCAGAATGGGGTGCTTAGATCAGTGGCACTTAGTCAAGGCCCTGGGGGAGAGGGCGGTTGGTGCTCCGCCTTTTTCCTTTGAAGCTCTTTAGGCCAGCCGCCCCTGTGCCCCTGGGACCCCTtccccctcttcttttctctaattCAGGGACTTTGGCTTGAGCCACCTCCCACCCTCCTGGTGAGGAGTGCTCTGTTGGTCTGCACTTGGGTGAGctgctctcctcctcccttctttgCCAGCGCCCACTCCgcagggaagagagggagggaggaggtagccctctgagggtgggggaggggagggtggggagggacagaGCAGACCGGAGGGCCCTGGGCTCAGGGCTGCATGTCGGCagggatggatgggtggacaTAGATGCCCCCGGAAGCCATGGGGaatggggcagggggcggggggcggggggccagGGCTTCCTGCGCTTTGCACTATTGGGGCAAAATGTCTTAAGCAGTGGGGAACCTGCTACCCCACCCTGACCCTCAGCCTGCCACAGCCCcctatacacatgcacacacgtgcgtggaaacacacacacacacacacacacacacacacgcgaaGCCCA
Coding sequences within it:
- the THRA gene encoding thyroid hormone receptor alpha; amino-acid sequence: MEQKPSKVECGSDPEESSTRSPDGKRKRKNGQCSLKTSMSGYIPSYLDKDEQCVVCGDKATGYHYRCITCEGCKGFFRRTIQKNLHPTYSCKYDSCCVIDKITRNQCQLCRFKKCIAVGMAMDLVLDDSKRVAKRKLIEQNRERRRKEEMIRSLQQRPEPTPEEWDLIHVATEAHRSTNAQGSHWKQRRKFLPDDIGQSPIVSMPDGDKVDLEAFSEFTKIITPAITRVVDFAKKLPMFSELPCEDQIILLKGCCMEIMSLRAAVRYDPESDTLTLSGEMAVKREQLKNGGLGVVSDAIFELGKSLSAFNLDDTEVALLQAVLLMSTDRSGLLCVDKIEKSQEAYLLAFEHYVNHRKHNIPHFWPKLLMKVTDLRMIGACHASRFLHMKVECPTELFPPLFLEVFEDQEV